The sequence CATAAAGAATAAATGGCACTATAACAGCCTAATCATTATTGATCCTTTATGCATCAGTCACTAATCTAAGTGTTGTACATGTATGAACTATTTAATATTCACTATCAAATAGAAACTATATAATCATCACTCTGTGGCTAAGAAATCTAGGAGAGGTGAAGGTACTTACACAgacagccctgcccaggccctaAACTGTGTCGCTTCTTTGTGTGAGATGGCAAACATGGGACAATCTGGAAGGACTGTGCTCAGCGTGTGATAGACGCTCACTGAACAGTGGCTACTATGAAGTGACTATTATTTCAGCTTCTCATAAAGTTGCTCAGAAAGCCCTCAATCAGACCAGTGAGTCACTCCCATTCTAATGTGTCTATGTCCCCAAAAGAACTGGTGTAGAATGGCTCCTTGTTTCTGAGCCTGCAACACTTGAGCATCATAAAAAATAGGGAGTCTCGTATAGTGCTGgtaggagtataaattggtacaaccattttAGAAGATAGCATGGCACTAACTGGTCAACTAGAAAAAGTCTACCCTCTACAACCCAGCAATTGTGTATTCCCAGGAAAAACACTTGTACATGCACACCAGATGACTATGTAAgacattcatagcagcactgaTCATAATTGcttgaaagaagaaataacccaaatgctcatcaacagcagaatggattaaaaaagtgGCATGTTCACACAACAAAGTAGTATGCAGCAACAGAAGTGAACTAATTATAGTTACACACAAAAACATGACGTTGAATGAAAAATATAGGAATGGAAAGATTTCATTCCATCcatataaagttcaaaagcaaGCAGCATTAAGCCATATTGGCTAGTGATACATATAGGTGGTAAAaccataaagaaaggaaggataTATTTAGCATAGAAGTTGGGATAGTGGTTATCTCAAAAAGGGAGGAAGGCATTGGAATCAGCTAGGGTTTCTGGGATGCTAGGCCATGTTGTATTTagtgatgtggatgggggttacTTCACAAGTCTTCTTTAAGCAGTACCTATGGTTTACACGTGCCTCTCTATGTATGACGTGTCTTTCATCCCAGCCCcagcaaaacagacaaataaaccaCAATATCAACAGGCCAGTCACAAGTGCAAGAGATTGTACTAGACTAGCAGGTaatttttgtggttgttgtttcattttgttttgtgtctGCTGTGGAGTTTTTCTTCACATGTAATTCCAGGCACATGCTTAGTAAGTACAGCAGGTAAAGGCAGAGCTGCTTGGGTGCAGAAGGGGTTTGGGATCGAAGTCCTGCTGCTCAGCCTCTCGCCTACCACACTTGTATTGCTTCCAAGTTTCCTGCTCCCAGACACCTGGCTTCAATACTTAGCTCAGGTCTGGGCTTTCCTGCCATTTGGATGCTGTTACAGGATTTGCAGCTTTGCCTGCTCTTCTAGTCTTCATATCACCCATTATCTCAGGCAAGGACTAGCCTCCTCCACCTGCCACCCACCCCATCATGCTGCCTCTAGCCAGGCCAACTCCCAGTCCCTAGAGCAGATTTACATGCCTAGATATGTTTTCCTGCCTTAAACCCACCCTAATACTTTACTCCTCAAGCTGCAGTTCACATATTCCCTCCGCTAGCAAGCCTGCCCTGGTACTCTAGGCTGGAACATCATACGGCCTTGCCATCTCCTCTTCAATTGTTTGCTTACCTCATGGGAGCACTCTGAGGATGGGAATTCCATTCTATTCATTTTTGCatacttagcacatagtaggaactTGGGAAAGTTTTACtggaagaattattattttaattgaaatattaatgCCTTGGAATATTGAGTCTTTAGCTTAAAGAAAGCCTGGGACCAGAGGTGCTAGGGAGGAAAAGATTATAAGCACAGAAATCACGAGCCCCTGCCACTCACCTTTGATTTCATTCAGAATACCCCTGCACTTGCTCTCCGACACCCCCAGCCTGACGTAGACCTCTTCAATGGCAGCACCAATTTTAAAATCGTTTTTGGCACAAGCGTGGACGTTGCTAAGAGAATAATCTGAAGAAACCAAAGAAAGAGGTTTATGAGCAAAGGTAATGCACTCTGCTTTTCCCTGTGATTGACTCCAGAGGCCTGTCCCTTTCTGGGTGTCACAGGGACTCAGGTTCAAATTAGTGGGTCACCAGCCTGATGACCAGAAATACAGGCAGCCACTGGCACCAGGGCATAGACTTCCAGGGCTCAGACTCTACGTCCCCTCTCGGTCTCCTCCCAATACTCTCTGAGGATTTTTGCTGCCCTCCAGAGTGGGGAAGTGCTCAgagtaattttctaaaaatgtgacTCGTTATCAAGTTTCCAGGGATAGGTCCAGTGAGTACAGAGGCTGCTGCAATCTGCCCACTCTCCCCTGACCCACCCTTCTCCAATCTTTGATAAAGTAACAAAAGCTTTTAAGTAGTTAATTGAGGTAATGCATATAAAATGTCTGGTGTAGTACCAGGCAAAGAGGAGGAGccaatttcctttattttgtctttctttttggaCTATTTTCCACTTATTTCTCCCTAATTTTCCCCGAGGCATCCTGCTCCCCTGGCCTTTCTGAAATCTCAGACATGGCTTGTAAGCACCTTTCTGTAGCACTTTGAGGCCAGTGCAGGGAGAGAAGAGCAACTTTGACCACTAGGGTGGTCCAACAATGTTGCTGTAGGTTGGTTTTTCCCAAAGCATATTTCTTAAAACATGAATCCCATGAGAGAGCAGTAGGTGTTCCAAGAAAAAGAGTTTCCCTGGTTAATCACGCACGACAAATACTGCATCAGAAGAGGTGGCGAGGTCATTTTACTGCAGTACATTCATGAAACTCTAAAAGTGGGATCTATTATGTGTTTCCCTGACTTACTTGATTACGGAGCCCTTTTGTAGGACGTAATTTGAAACTATAAGGAGCACTTTTGAAACCACTGTTACGAAGGAAGGTCATCCTGGTCTTGGCAAGACTAAGGCCATACTGACATAAATTTATACCACATACCATGTATCCTCTTGCAAGTACACTGGACTTGTAACcaagccctggctctgccactgtgtgacCCAGAGAAGTTCACTTAACACAACAAGTGCTGTGTTGCAGGAAAGAATACTGGATTGGAAAGCAGGACTCATACCTTAGGCTTGTAGTTGACTACAGTTAGCAAGCTCCGGGATATCTGTATGGAGAATGGATTATAGAGGGGAGGCGTGGGGGTTGAATATGAGTTTGGAGACCAAGGGGGTAATCTGGGGCCTTGCTACTTCAGTGTGGTCGATGGGCCAGTGGCAGCAGCATCACCACAAagcttgtgagaaatgcagactctcGGGTCCCACCCCAAACCTATCAAACCAGAGCCTGCCTCTTCCAAAGATTGATGCCTAATTCACATTGACATTGAATTTCAAATACAGAGCTCTGGTCATGGGGTGAGCTTACAGTAGtaatagtaaaaatagaaaacataatttggaGATAGAGTTGATGGGACTTACAAATAgcatggaagagaagaaaaataacaaagttgaCTTCTAGGTTTTTGGCTTCAGCCACTGGTTGGATGGTGGAATCATTTCTGAGAGGAGGATGACTATGGAAGGACTATATTGGGGAAAAGCAAATCCGAAGTCCTCTGGGGCACGTTAAAGTTTGTGATGGTTGTTACACGTGCAAATGGAGATATCAAGAAGCCATTTCAATATAAGCTATTAGGTGCAGGGAAGAGATCCAGGATGAATATATGGGTTAGGAGTTATCTGCATTTAAAGGCTGAGGAGGACTGACATTGACAAgttaaaaagaggaggaagaggaatctGCAGTTGAGACTGTGAAGGTATAGAGCCAAGGAGCTAGAAAAGTAGAAGTACAATTTATGACTCTTCCCCCGACTACGGATATCAGCTTTTCCCCATCAACTCATTGTTCCCCTGTGCCCTGCCAGGAAAGCCAAGGTCCCCTGGGCAGCGTACCTGCTCTCTCCATGGCCTCTTTGTTCATAATGAGTGTGTATTCATAAATGCCCCCGAGCACGGCCTCAGTGACGTAGTGGGTCCCGAAATCGCGGAAGAGATCTCTGTACTCCCCGTAGCTGTACTCCACGGGCAGCCGCTTGACTCTCTGAAGGAATTCGTAATGCAGCATGAGGCTTCTGGGTTTCAGCTTGTAATGTGCCACTTCAAGGTCAGAGCGCGCGTGCAGAAACACGCTTTTCTAAATGAAAGACCAACATGGGAAAAGCAGACCTTTAAAGTTAGGAATCTGGAACGAGAAGATGAACTTTACAAATACCATCCAATGTTCTTGGCCTGGGGTCATCACTCTTATGATTCCTTTAGGATACTTGAGGGAAGACAGCCTCTCTGACAAGCTTTCAATTCTCATAAATATTCCGACATCCTTTTCAGCTTGGAAGAGcttgctcttctctctcctccttacTGTAGCGAACAAGGGCAGTGGAGGGTAAgggcagcaggcaaagcagggggcAGCTGGGGCACACGGGGCCACTCCGAAGGGACACAGGAGTTGCTAACCTGCAAAGGCACCCACTTTACTTGTGCCTTGTAAACTCCGGGAAGAAGAGCTGCCCGAGAAAGAGTAAAAGCGGTGCTTTGGGAAGGCTAGTTATGGCATCATgggcaggagtcagcaaactgcAGCCTATGCACCAAATCTGGTGTCCGCTCTTGTCAATAAAGTATTATTGGAATGCAGCCACGTCCATTTGTTTACGTATTGTCTGCAGCTGCTGTCTTGCCAcgatggcagagttgagtagttacaaAAGAGACCCTGCAGTCtcacaaatcctaaaatatttataatctggccctttgcagaaaaagtttggtGACCCCCTGATGTATGTGATGAACTGAAAGTTGGCAATGCCAGATGAAGTATAAGCATCTAGGAGGTATTACTGCAACCCAAGGTGAGGGTTTCCTAGACTGTGGTGTAggcagaggagaaggggaaggtaGGAAACATCAGTGAGGTGCACTCTGCCCCAATCCTAAATCCTTCAGCTCTGTAAAGCCACGCCAGCTCTGCTGGTGCCTACCACCCAGGCCCCTCACTTTGTCTCCTGGCTTGCTCTTGTCCCATTCTAGTCCTGCCCAGTGTCCCCTgactctctttcttcccctttatCCTTCCTACCTAAGCAGTCACTAAGTACTctgttcattattatttttccaaatattgcaTCTCTTCTTGCTTAAGTTATTATAAAAACTTGGCCATAATCTCCCTTCTTTCTCCAGCTTGCCTTCCATACCCCCATCAGAGTTGATACCCTGACACTCTGACAGTATTAAGATAATACTTCTCTGCACTTAACACAAAACCCTGCATTGCTTGCGGTTGCCTCCAGAAGAAAATCAACTCCCTTACTTTAAACATAAGACCGTCACAACCTGTCCCCCAAATGCCTCTCTGGCTTCAACTTCTACAACCTTGAAGTTTTTCTCTCCATACATTACTATTTTCCACCAACCACGATATCCATCAGCATTCATCAACTTTTCTCTGTTCTCCAAACCTGCCATTCTCTTTCATGGTGTaattttgcacatgctgttccttctcccTGAAATGTTCTTTCCGTCTTTTCAGCCTGACACATGCCTACTTAACTTTTAAATCCCTACTTAGCCATTGCCTCCTATTTGATACCATCCGTGAGTGTCCCAAACATGCACTCACATTCCCTTTTCTAGGATTGCCTCGCACTTACTTATGTTTCCTTCCTGGCATATGTCATGCTGCATTACAACTGATATAAAGAATTCAGAATAGTGTATCTGCTTACATGCTTACCTCTCCTGCTAGACTGGGAACGTTTAGGTGCCCAGCCTCTAGGGTAATGCTTAGCACAACATTAACATCCCATAACTGCCCATTTGAATCAGAGAggtggcagggaaggagggagagaaggagaaagaaaggagtgaACAGATAGCATCTTTTGTTTTCCCTCCTACCAAGGTAAGTTTCTTTTAGTCAGTCCTACGCTTCATTGCTACAGTTcattcttgagcacctactaagtgccattCTGAGTCCAAAGACGGAAGAAATGGTTTCTGCACCCAAGAAGTTCACAGCCTGGAAGATGAGGAAAGATAAGCAAAGACAGTAACAGTCTAATTACTGTTTGCTGCCCATTTGCTGCTGATTAATACTTTAGCAGCAGAGACCTTTCTGAGCCCTTCgccatttcttttattctctgtgaATCATTGTAGACTTTCAGACTTGATCTCTCCCATATTCCCTCCTGATTAATTCACATCACGCCCATATTGAAAACTCTCAGTGGCTAGAGAATAAAATGTACCTTCCTCACCCTAGAACTTAAGGTTCCTCAAATTTACCTGTCACCTGCCTCTCCAACTTCATGTTTTGTTTCTTCCCACTCTAATTACTCCTCTTCCACCAAATCACAGGCTTTGCCTTTACCTTCTGGGCAACAGGGAGCAGATGATCTGATGGGATTAGTATGATAGAAATGTTTCTCTGGCAGCACATGTACGTGAAAGGGAAAGTTGGGAGACAGAGACCATTCAGTAGAGCAGAGCAAGAGATGAAAGAGTCTGGGCTAATCAAGGTATGGTAGGCGTTAGAATGACAAAATACTGAAGAGTAATGCTGGAGAGTAATGCTGGAGGATTTGTTGACCAACAGATGTGGAAATGAAGCAAAGGTGAGACCCAAATCTAATTCTGCAGTTCTTAGCCTGGGAaagcagaatggaaaaaaatgccattaaTGTGGGTTGAACatttaaagaggaagaaattgcTTTGGAATGTCAGCAAGGCATCCAGGTGAAGATGCTAGGAAaagtgggcagggtggggcagggctggagctTAATGGAAGGGTTAGAGGCAGTGGGGAAGGCTCCTAGTTTGTGCCTGTAATGGAGGTGAGTAGAAGAGGGGATGGGGGTCTGGGGGAGGTGCGCTGTAGAGTAGAAAGGGAAGACaaccacaaataaataaagaataggTGGGTCTATGAAACCCAGGAAGGAAGGTGATAAGGAGcagaaagaaagcaggagaaaCAGGAGAGCGATGGTTTGGTCAACTCCACCCAATGCCCCGAGAAGTCAGTGAAGAGATCTTGGGTGACCTTCCAGAGAGGAACTTCAGCTGATATCCGGGACAGAAGTCAAATTGCTATGGTTGAAAAGTCTCCAGAGGTGTTTTGGTCTGGCACAGCTACATCTTAAGCTCATTGAAAACCCAAGGAAAAGCTTattagaaaatgagagaaaatattaatatagttacAGAAGGCCATCTCTGCCCCACCTCTTCAAAAAATAAGTTGGTATAAGACTAAGCTATTTCTTGTTGAAAAGATTTTGAAGACAACAGAAATATAATAGGTTGTTAGGACTAGCAGTAATGTGGAATAAAGACACGTCTGTGGGcatgaaatttcaaaagaatccatatgctatggtttgaatgtcctctccaaaactcacattgaaatttaattgccattgtaacagtgtTGAGAGCTAGGACCTTTAAAGGCTGATTAGGTCATCAGGGTTCTGTGCTTATGAAAGGATGAATGCTACCATCTAAGGAATGAGTTCCTGATACAAGGATTAAGTTCAGcaccttttttctctttgtctcaaGCACGTGCTTCCTTGCCACGTGATGTCTTCCACCATGTTATCATGAAGCAAGAAGGCACTCgccagatgcagccccttgatcctggacttcccagcctcaagaactgtgagccacataaatctcttttctttataaatgatcTGGTCAGTGGTAGtctgttatagcaacataaaatggactaagacaacctGTAAGTTTAGAAGCAACAAAAGGGTACTTACAGTATGAGAGAATCGTTTGGTTCGGCTAATATAATGTTTGCCTTGGTCACTTTGGCTCTTAACACCAATTTCAAATATTCCAGTTATTTTAAAACCCAGACTGAAACTAGACTTGCCAATTGCTTTCGTTATGACGTTGTGCTCAAAATCTGAGTACGATTCATATTCTGCCAGCGCAAATTCATATTTGCCTTGGgtctaaaggaagaaaaaagaaaatgtttttatttcatttgactcAAATCCACCCTACTCTTACTATGTGCTGGATACTGGATTAAATGTTCTGGATACAGAAAAATCGGGGCCAATTTGTGTTCCCACCCTCAGACCTCCTGATTCAGTAGGAGAGACAGACCTATTCAATAGTGTGTGTTGAAGCCCAGAGGTTGGTGCTTGGTTTGGATTTCAACTGGCAGAAGTGCAAGGGGACACTCCAGGCTGTGGGCTCAGCTTACGCCAAGGCATGGAGGTGGGAAGGGCAGGAAGTGCTCCAGGAACTGCACGGATTCCAATGTGTGGTGAATCAGAAGATgcgagagggaggggagaggcgaGGTGTTGTGAGAGGCTGTGCTGGCATCAGAATGTTGAGGCTTTTGAATTACTGCTCTGAAATCTGGGCTTAGTCCAAAGATGAGCCAGCAGAGGAAGAGGCTGAAGCTCAGGAAGATCATTCGGGACAGCACAGTGGTTGGATTGGAAGGGACACATTTAGAGCCAGAGGGACCAGCCAGTGCAGAGGCTGTGTGAGGAGTGCAGGTGATGGTTGATGAGAGTCTTGTCTACAGCAGTGTCTGGAATGAAGTGACAAGGGCAGGAAAATGTCTTGGAGAGAACTTAGGGAGCCATTTGCTCCAAAATTAGTGTTCCTCATCCTGTGCGTGGGGGAACTGCCTTGGTGGCCCTGGAGTGGCCAATCCTGAGTCACCTCCATCTCCCCTCCCATTATCTTGCAGATACCTGCAATTCCCAGAAGGGGACACAACACCTTGGCTGCTGCAGGGGATGGGTGGGTCGGGGGGAAGCGGAAGTGACTGGTGACATGGCGTGGTCTGCAGGAAGGCTACTGAGATGTGCCGGTCACTGTCCTTGACTGGCTGGATGACTTCAGACAACCATCTtgacctctctatgcctcagtttcttcatgtgtaaaatggagacaaaagtGTCCCTCCAGCAGGCTTGACGTGAGGACTGAGCCTGCACAGGTAAAGCACAGCTCGAGGCCTGGCACAGCCTCAAAGGTTGCTGGCTGTGGACCAAGGAGACTTTATTTATGCTGCGTCCTGCCAGGCTGGGATCTGCCGCAGAGATAAGTGGCTGCTCTGAGACCCACCCTTGAAAGCAGAGGCTTTGACGATGACCCTGGCACCCAGATGGAGGCATATTTGTCcctaggctaattttttctctcttggcCAGTAAgtgtggggggtgaggggggggagaaggggaggaggaggaaggtagcAGCCTAGCCTAATTTGGAAGTGGAAATTACCATCAAGGTCCTCTAGTCCagccccctcattttacagatgaggaaactgaggcccggagtaGAATAGGGACTTAGCCTTGGGTAAAACTGGGgtctgtggcagagccaggcctgtgGTCCCATCAGATCCCAAGTGTGTGTCCTGCAGTCTGTTCTAAACTGCACTCCCTGTGACACGGGCTTCTAAGTCTTTACATTAGTTATAACAGAGGCTTCCACTGGTAGAGCGTTTTCCAACCTGGGATGCTTGGAACAATGCCTGCTTTTAACAGGCAAGGACCTGGTCACAGTGATAACAGGGACAACAGCCAGAGTTAACATTTCCTGAGGACTCACCATTAAACCAGATGCTGTGCTAAACACACATATTATCTCACTAATCCTCTCCTTGCAGGGTAGGACCTTATAACTCCCAATTTAAATAcaggaaaacagaggctcagagcaTTTAGGGGTACACAGATGGTAAGCGGCAGAGCCACCAAGTCTGTGTGACTCCAAATCTTAGCTGTTAGTATGATTGCTGCTATTATTACTGCTACTACCACACCCCTACCATGACTGCACACACCACGGCATCCACACCACTAGAGGAAGGAACAGCCcgttttacatatgaagaaactgaagctcagagacacAGGGATGCAGCCAAGGTCGCACAGCTAACAGTGTGTCCTCGGGCCTTGGGTCCCTGGCAGCTGGGTCCTCCTTTAGTGCTCCTTCCACTGCTGCCTGGCTGTCACTTACCTGTGGCGTGTAGCTTTCCACATTGTATGGCTTCCTAAACCTCGTGTTCAGGATGTAATGCGGGGAGCATCCACCAGCGTAATACCTGTGATCCAGAACCGGGCCCTCCAAACTGTTGGTGAACAAATTTATCCTGTAAGGAAGTCACAGAGATGGTGAAgaggttagagtttggggttgtGTGACCTTGCCTGGCCAACCCTActcaatgaaaccaaaaattcCTTGGCACGGCATTCAAGGCCTTCACTATCTGGTCCAAACCAGCTTTTCTGCCTTCATGACTGGCCACTCCTGACCATGACAGCATGCCCTGGTCCCCAGCCATGTGGAGAGGCTGGTTGTTGCTCTGTTCCTTCCACAGTAAGTGCTGTTCCCTGGGCCCAGAATGCCCTTCCAGTCATTCACTGTTTTATCTTCTACTTGTCTGTCAAGATTGAGCTCTATTGTCACCTACTGCAAGAAGGTGTGACCAAAGCCTGTCGTGCCTGAGCACCTCACCCTAGCTGGACAAGAGGCACTAACAACACCCTGGACTTGCTACATCATGAATTTATCATTCTGCACCACCACAGTTTCCTTACAAGAGTGGGCTTATAGACTAGATGCACTCTGGAGCCAGACAAGTGAGATCAAATCCTTGTTCTGCCTCTTACtagccaggtgaccttgggcaaaccagttaacctctctgtgcctcagtctcacCCTATGCAAAATGGAGACAATGAAAATACTACCACATGGGGATGTCGTGAGGATCACGTatgtcaatatttattaagtacttaaaaCACTGTGTGGTCTGTGGTCAAGGTTTGCTTTTTGTGTGTCTGTCacccccactagactgtgagctctttgagggtggcagttttcttaatttctgtaaGACCCCTATCATCATGGACGTTCAGAATAACTACTATTTACTGAGGTTTAACTGGTGACAGACACAGCAGTGGGTGGCTCCATGCAGCATCTCATTTAGTGTCCTGCATCCCTGGGCAACCGTGTTATGATCTCCGTTTTAAAAGGGAAACAGACCATCCTCCACTTAGACACCATTCTCATTGCCTCCCAGGGGAGCCTTCCTTCCCCATCTCCGCCCACAGGAAGCCCTTTTCTATCGAAAGGAGCTCTGTCTCCCGTCAGCTTCCACCCACTGGCCTTGGTTCTCTTCCTCACCAGAATTGTTGGAGGTCTCTTTCCCATGACAGATGTCCATGCATCATGATAATGTAtacttatttatcttatttaacaaatacaatgtggttatttattttatttaacaaatgcaaTATCGTGCTTACTTTGCAAAAGCACCACCTTCATCAATGTACACGTGTTGGCTCATTGAATCCAATctttatgaggtaggtattattattttccccattttacagatgaggaaagtgagggtAATTGACTAGCCAAGGTCGCCCTGCCCGCAGCAGTTGGTGGGGCTGGGAGTTGAACTCCGGTGGTTTGGTTCGAGGACAGAGTCTGTATTCTTCCCCCCACACAAGCTGTCTCTAAGTTAATCACAGTCACATTAGCTTATTCGATCCTCACGGAACTTCCAAAGAAGGGCTTTATTAACTTCCTTCTACAGATGACAAAACTCCAGCACTACATAGATAAGTGCCTCCCGGAGGTCCTGGGGCCAGTGAACTGTTCCTTCTGTCCCTCCTACGGGGTGTGCTGCTGGCTGTGAATCTCTGCCCTACCGCCTTCCAGCTGTGTGACACCTGGAACTCaactttctgggtctcagtttccttaccctGGAGGAGAGGATTCTAACTAGCTAATGAGGTGGTCCTGAGAGAAGCCCCACCCACATGTGAAGAGTCTCTCTCTTCTGAGAGCCGTTAAGGACTGAGATGTGATGTCTGCTTAGGAAGGTGAGTCCAGTCAGGGTCGCCCTTCCCCTGCCCACGCTGCAAGGCATACTCTGACTCCTGCTACACGTGAGgggagggtctcgctcttccaCCTGCGGGCTGAGAAGCTGCAAAATGTGGCAAGAAAGTAGGCAAATGCCAGGCCAGGGTGCCTCCCCCGTCCTTGCTCCTCTGAGCTCGCCAGAGGATTGGACCAACGCAGAGGTCCCCAGAAGCTTGAAGCACAGATTCATTGCGTTCGTATCCCGAAATCCATTCCTTCACTAACTGTTAGAAGCCTCTCCTCTCAGCCAGGCCCAAGGGTGGGACCTAGGGATACAGACGTTAATAAAACCTACCTTTCACGTTGCCAATAGAATTCAGCAGAAAACACTTAGGAAGCACCTAACACAGTCACATTGCAGGTTTGAAAACAAAGGTTCATCCCAGCCCTCGCGTAGCAGCCCATGTGGTGTCCACACACAGGTCTGGCTCAGTGTCCCTGAACTAGCCCTTCTGCTGCGGGTCTGTCCAGGGGACATGCTCCTGGAGCAACTTGGAACTGTCCTCAGAGAGCAGCCCGAAGCGTCCCTTTACACTAGTCTTTCTTTAGAAAGGAAAGAGCGGAACTCTGTTTACAtctgctttctccctctctggtCTCCAGAATCCCATTTAATTCTGTGCCTTCTTGTCTACACGACAGAAAGACAATAACTTACCCACTGGCCAGACTGCCAATTGCCCAGTATTGGTCCATTTCATGCTGACACTTTTTATAAATCCTTCTGCAGTTCGCCTCGTCTGACTGGTCTCCGCAGTCATTGTCCCCATTGCAGAGAAGTCTGCGGTTTATGCATCTCCCTGGGATGGAGAGAGGATGTTAGCCATAGCCACATGGCTGTCAGGAGAGGAGCTAACATAGTATAggcacctactaggtgccagatGTTTTGCTGGGCCTTCAATGCTCTGTTTTAATTAGTCATCACGTGTCAGGGCAGATTGGTTATGGCACTAGCAGTATATTTCCCTATTATCCctaccaccaccaaaaaaagGCCAGTGTTGTATTCCTGAAAGCACTTAGAGGGGATTATTTAGAGTCATTCTGTGAGGGCGGGAATAGGCAAAGTGCCTGAGAGGCAGAGGCCATGTGGCCAGACAGGAGGGCAGTGTGGACTCTCTCTGGAGCTGGAGAGAGCAGGTGGGTTTGGTAGGTCCTGCAAGCAGTCATTAGCGGTGCCACCTTTCATGTGTTACCTGACCTCCCTGCCTCAAtgtactcatctgtaaaataggaaagtCATCATACCTATCCCATGGGGTAGTGGagaatttaaataagtaaaataataccGACTCACAGGAAGTGCTATGTTGGTGTTATCACtaatgttgtcagtgttttgagGGCCAAGTGCACATTGCTAGTAAATATCTGCATTGGGATTGGAAACTTTAACTATCTAATCAAAAATTCTTCCCACAAACACATACTGTCTTCAACAACCATTTGGACTGTGAAAAAATTATCTGTATCACTTTTGCTTCCTATTAACTTTTTTCCCACTGACTTGACTTCCTTTTTTACTTGCATATTGCTAGGAGATACAGCCCATAAGACAGGTGATTCTGTTTCCTTAGATGTATCTGATCACTTTTAACCAATGTTCTTGTAGTGTTAATAGCAGAAGAATAACAATCTGGTCTTCAAATGTTTCTTACAAGGCATTTAAACTAAAGCCTGCCCCAGT is a genomic window of Eulemur rufifrons isolate Redbay chromosome 8, OSU_ERuf_1, whole genome shotgun sequence containing:
- the C8B gene encoding complement component C8 beta chain isoform X2, whose translation is MPIDCELSSWSSWTACDPCQKKRYRHAYLLRPAQFHGDLCNSPDKEVEDCVTTRPCRSQVRCEGFVCPQTGRCINRRLLCNGDNDCGDQSDEANCRRIYKKCQHEMDQYWAIGSLASGINLFTNSLEGPVLDHRYYAGGCSPHYILNTRFRKPYNVESYTPQTQGKYEFALAEYESYSDFEHNVITKAIGKSSFSLGFKITGIFEIGVKSQSDQGKHYISRTKRFSHTKSVFLHARSDLEVAHYKLKPRSLMLHYEFLQRVKRLPVEYSYGEYRDLFRDFGTHYVTEAVLGGIYEYTLIMNKEAMERADYSLSNVHACAKNDFKIGAAIEEVYVRLGVSESKCRGILNEIKDRNKRSTMVEDLVVLVRGGASEHITALAYKDLPTAELMQEWGDAVQYNPAIVKVKVEPLYELVTATDFAFSSTVRQNMKQALEEFQKEVSSCHCAPCQGNGVPVLKESRCDCICPFGFQGPACEITDQKNVPVDGKWSCWSNWSSCSGGQKTRQRQCNNPPPQNGGSACSGPASETLNC